Proteins encoded together in one Candidatus Sulfotelmatobacter sp. window:
- a CDS encoding cytidylate kinase-like family protein gives MFRIVTIEREFGCGAAAISTQLAEQLGWKLWDQCLTEEIARVANVDPSAVMRCDERRDSRLHRLAKSFWRGSYERNSAALGSQVFDTDRMMSMMSEVMNKIAREGNSIIVGRGAPYLLRENPDAFHVFLYAPRAEKLRRIMAEGHSEEEAVDLVDSVDRERIAYVKHYFNADWPTRSLYHVMLNTAVGNEPVVRTILDTMHLVEGRPKATDYEHPAVPATSK, from the coding sequence ATGTTTCGCATCGTTACCATCGAGCGCGAGTTTGGTTGCGGGGCCGCGGCGATCTCCACCCAACTCGCCGAACAGCTGGGATGGAAGCTGTGGGACCAGTGTTTGACCGAAGAAATTGCCCGCGTTGCCAATGTGGATCCCTCTGCGGTGATGCGGTGCGACGAGCGCCGGGACAGCCGCTTGCACCGCCTCGCGAAATCCTTCTGGCGCGGCAGTTATGAGCGCAATTCCGCGGCCCTGGGGAGTCAGGTTTTCGATACTGATCGCATGATGTCGATGATGTCAGAAGTCATGAATAAGATCGCGCGGGAAGGCAATTCGATTATCGTAGGCCGGGGCGCGCCCTATCTGCTGCGTGAGAATCCCGACGCCTTCCACGTTTTTCTCTACGCTCCACGCGCCGAGAAACTGCGGCGCATCATGGCGGAGGGGCACAGCGAAGAAGAGGCTGTGGATCTGGTTGATTCCGTCGACCGCGAACGCATCGCCTATGTGAAACACTATTTCAATGCGGACTGGCCTACGCGCTCGCTTTATCACGTCATGCTCAATACGGCGGTAGGGAATGAACCTGTGGTCCGGACTATTCTCGATACCATGCATCTGGTTGAGGGCCGTCCGAAAGCGACCGATTACGAGCATCCCGCCGTTCCGGCGACGTCGAAGTAA
- a CDS encoding PadR family transcriptional regulator, with protein MSDFAGGDFPGGRKLDAIDIQLVILALLAEQPAHGYELIKTLEERSGGFYTPSPGVIYPALTYLHEIGYTSVEQQGTRKLYSITPEGKAHLEANRANAEAILEALARIGGRMEQVREAFAGVGDSDGGASDEVHRARHALKHALRRKHGCDPEEAKRIANILDRAATEILGK; from the coding sequence GTGAGCGACTTCGCCGGCGGCGATTTTCCCGGCGGTCGCAAGCTCGACGCGATCGACATTCAATTGGTGATTCTGGCGTTGCTCGCCGAACAACCAGCGCACGGCTATGAACTGATCAAGACCCTCGAAGAGCGTTCGGGCGGATTCTATACGCCCAGCCCGGGCGTGATTTATCCCGCGCTGACTTACCTGCATGAGATCGGTTACACCAGCGTGGAACAGCAGGGTACGCGGAAGCTTTACAGCATTACACCTGAGGGCAAGGCCCATCTGGAAGCAAATCGCGCGAACGCCGAAGCGATTCTCGAAGCTCTGGCGCGAATTGGTGGACGAATGGAGCAGGTACGCGAAGCGTTCGCTGGCGTGGGCGATTCTGACGGAGGCGCTTCCGACGAAGTGCATCGCGCGCGCCACGCTCTGAAGCACGCGCTGCGCCGTAAACACGGGTGCGATCCCGAGGAAGCGAAGCGGATCGCCAATATTCTCGATCGAGCTGCGACGGAAATACTGGGAAAGTAG
- a CDS encoding ferrochelatase — protein MNYDAILVVAFGGPESTEDVIPFLENVLRGRNVPRERMLSVAEHYYRFGGKSPINQQTRELIAALENELAQHGPKLRVYWGNRNWHPMLAETLRQMKQDGIRRALAFVTSAYSSYSGCRQYRENIIRAQDEVGAPAPEIEKLRVFFNHPGFLEATEDRVRDAFREVPADASQNAQIVYVAHSIPMSMANTCDYVRQLEEVRKLVSARLGIANDALIYQSRSGAPGQPWLEPDILDYLREVKARNLASAVVIAPIGFISDHMEVVYDLDIEARQLGDSLALPMARARTVGLHPKFIAMIRELILERTNPETERRALGSLGPRADVCPQNCCPAPERSARSQVEQVRSESAT, from the coding sequence ATGAACTACGACGCAATTTTGGTTGTCGCGTTCGGCGGACCGGAATCCACCGAAGACGTGATTCCGTTTCTCGAAAATGTGCTGCGCGGCAGAAATGTTCCGCGCGAGCGCATGCTCTCAGTCGCCGAGCACTATTATCGCTTCGGCGGAAAAAGTCCTATCAACCAGCAGACCCGCGAACTGATTGCCGCGCTTGAGAACGAACTAGCGCAGCACGGCCCGAAATTGCGCGTCTATTGGGGAAACCGCAACTGGCATCCTATGCTGGCGGAAACTCTGCGGCAGATGAAGCAAGATGGCATTCGCCGCGCCCTCGCCTTCGTGACTTCAGCATACAGCTCGTATTCCGGATGCCGACAGTATCGCGAAAATATCATACGGGCCCAAGATGAAGTCGGCGCGCCAGCGCCTGAGATCGAAAAGTTACGCGTGTTCTTCAATCATCCTGGATTCCTCGAGGCCACGGAGGATCGTGTGCGCGATGCGTTCAGGGAAGTACCCGCAGATGCCAGCCAGAACGCTCAGATCGTTTACGTCGCGCACAGCATACCAATGTCGATGGCCAACACTTGTGACTATGTCCGCCAGTTGGAAGAGGTACGCAAGCTGGTCTCCGCGCGGCTGGGCATCGCGAATGACGCTCTTATCTATCAAAGCCGCAGCGGCGCACCCGGCCAGCCATGGCTTGAGCCCGACATTCTCGATTACTTGCGCGAAGTCAAAGCTCGCAACCTGGCGAGCGCCGTCGTCATCGCGCCGATCGGTTTTATTTCCGATCACATGGAGGTGGTGTATGACCTCGACATTGAAGCACGCCAACTGGGCGATTCGCTCGCGCTGCCGATGGCACGCGCAAGAACGGTAGGATTGCATCCCAAGTTCATCGCCATGATTCGTGAACTGATTCTGGAGCGCACCAACCCGGAAACGGAGCGGAGGGCTCTCGGCTCGCTGGGCCCGCGAGCAGACGTTTGCCCGCAGAACTGCTGTCCCGCGCCAGAACGATCGGCGCGTTCGCAAGTCGAGCAAGTAAGATCTGAAAGCGCGACGTAG
- a CDS encoding ABC transporter permease, with amino-acid sequence MELFVTGQPSSETNIPRSGWLQVHAAAVFAFLYLPIAVLILYSFNGQGVGGFPPHHLTLDWYRILFADSAIWDSVLNSLQVAIAAIAISLTFGIPAALALDRAQFPGKALFRRLVLLPLILPGIITGLSLLMLFNVAGAKLSLMTIILGHGTALISVATTEVFAGLQKLDRAQEEASLDLGANYWQTFWRITVPNLKLPIIGAALLIFTLSMDEIAVSFFLIGRDNTLPLEIWGRLRRGITPEINAISTIIFVFSLLTIVVWYRLRIRSEGPAEVGMELLEPAEVKAK; translated from the coding sequence ATGGAGCTTTTCGTGACCGGGCAGCCGAGCAGCGAAACCAACATCCCTCGCTCAGGCTGGCTGCAAGTCCACGCAGCCGCGGTCTTTGCATTTCTCTATCTGCCGATCGCAGTGCTGATCCTTTATTCGTTCAACGGCCAAGGCGTCGGCGGATTTCCTCCACATCACCTCACACTCGATTGGTATCGAATTCTCTTCGCCGACAGCGCCATCTGGGATTCGGTGCTCAACAGCCTGCAAGTGGCAATCGCGGCGATCGCCATCTCGCTCACCTTCGGCATACCGGCAGCCTTGGCTCTGGACCGCGCCCAATTTCCCGGCAAGGCGCTGTTTCGTCGTCTGGTGCTGCTCCCGCTGATCTTGCCCGGCATCATCACCGGCCTTTCACTGCTCATGCTCTTCAACGTGGCGGGAGCAAAGCTGAGCCTGATGACGATCATCCTGGGCCACGGCACCGCGTTGATTTCGGTCGCGACCACCGAAGTTTTCGCCGGCCTGCAAAAGCTCGACCGCGCCCAGGAAGAAGCTTCCCTCGACCTGGGTGCAAACTATTGGCAGACCTTTTGGCGGATCACGGTGCCGAATCTGAAGCTGCCGATCATCGGCGCAGCGCTTTTGATTTTCACGCTGTCGATGGACGAGATCGCCGTCAGCTTTTTCCTCATCGGCCGCGACAACACGCTTCCGCTCGAAATCTGGGGCCGACTTCGCCGCGGAATCACCCCGGAGATCAACGCCATCTCGACCATCATTTTTGTGTTTTCGCTGCTGACGATTGTGGTCTGGTACCGCCTGAGAATCCGGAGCGAAGGCCCCGCCGAAGTAGGCATGGAATTACTGGAACCCGCTGAGGTCAAGGCCAAGTGA
- a CDS encoding ABC transporter permease, translating to MFSRAYKTAVTVPPLLWVTAFLLLPYALMFCYSFWSVSPEQAIVHSWNFQNYKELFQKAVYWQTLLRSMWIAARVMLFSLLLGYPLAYFLSFYAGKRKDLFYQLVIIPLWVSYLVRAYAWKTILGSGGVLNTLLQYAHLTTHPLDFLLYSPFAVVLTLTHIYTPFAILPIYAALEHIPRNLVEASHDLGATPAQTFWKVIFPLSIPGVVAGATFAFVLSLGDFLAPLLLGGPSGIMISNIVVSLFGAAYNWPLGAAISLAMLVIVASLLFFSERLEKKWSFS from the coding sequence ATGTTCTCCCGAGCCTATAAGACGGCCGTAACCGTCCCGCCGCTGTTGTGGGTGACGGCATTTCTGCTCCTGCCCTACGCGTTGATGTTCTGCTACAGCTTCTGGTCGGTTTCGCCCGAGCAGGCCATCGTGCACTCCTGGAATTTTCAAAACTATAAGGAGCTCTTCCAGAAAGCGGTCTATTGGCAAACTCTGCTGCGCTCCATGTGGATTGCCGCCCGCGTGATGTTATTTTCTCTGCTGCTGGGATACCCGCTCGCCTATTTTCTTTCCTTCTACGCGGGCAAGCGCAAAGATCTTTTCTATCAGTTGGTCATCATTCCTCTTTGGGTTAGCTACCTGGTCCGCGCGTATGCATGGAAGACAATCCTCGGATCCGGCGGCGTGCTCAATACGCTGCTTCAGTATGCCCACCTGACCACCCATCCCCTCGATTTTTTGCTCTATAGCCCTTTCGCTGTGGTGCTGACACTCACGCACATCTACACGCCGTTCGCGATTCTGCCGATTTATGCTGCCCTGGAGCATATCCCGCGCAATCTGGTCGAAGCCTCGCATGACCTGGGTGCGACACCCGCGCAAACGTTTTGGAAAGTAATCTTCCCGCTGTCGATTCCCGGCGTCGTTGCCGGCGCAACTTTCGCCTTCGTTCTAAGCCTTGGCGATTTCCTCGCTCCACTTTTGCTGGGCGGGCCTAGCGGCATCATGATTTCGAATATTGTCGTCAGCCTGTTCGGAGCGGCTTACAACTGGCCACTTGGTGCAGCCATCTCACTCGCCATGCTCGTGATCGTGGCCAGCCTGCTTTTCTTTTCTGAGCGCCTCGAAAAGAAATGGAGCTTTTCGTGA
- a CDS encoding ABC transporter substrate-binding protein, giving the protein MNWHRPRRSNPHWPKISHLLAMVAAILCVGSCSKPAPTLNLLVWEGYADPSFIKTFEKQNHCKVTASYMGSSDELMAKLHGGSSGNYDVISPSSDVAASVVSAGLAAPLDLTKIPSYSQLSPQLTLLPLVRGKGQVYGVPFMWGPDPIIYDTTAFAQPPDSWNVFWDPKYKGKVSVWDDLSTVYMAAQVLGYDRPDPSRLYNLSDQQLEAVKKKLLELKPNVRKMWSTGGELTNLFESHEIVIAMGWPLNTADLKKAGFPVGETIPKENTTGWIDHLMITAGSENKELAHKFLEYMIQAQTQKLVTDKTHYVPANPQAGRLMTPDEVKTLHLDDVENYQKRLYFWQSVPRRAKYTEIWNDVKAAQ; this is encoded by the coding sequence ATGAATTGGCATCGCCCCCGCAGGTCGAACCCGCATTGGCCGAAAATATCGCATTTGCTGGCGATGGTGGCGGCGATTTTGTGCGTGGGCTCGTGCTCGAAACCAGCCCCGACGCTCAATCTTCTGGTTTGGGAAGGTTATGCCGATCCCTCGTTCATCAAGACGTTCGAAAAGCAAAATCATTGCAAAGTTACGGCGTCGTACATGGGATCGAGCGACGAATTGATGGCCAAACTTCATGGCGGCAGCTCGGGCAATTACGACGTGATTTCGCCCTCGAGCGACGTGGCGGCATCTGTCGTAAGTGCAGGATTGGCCGCTCCGCTCGATCTCACAAAAATTCCCAGCTACAGCCAGCTCTCTCCGCAGTTGACTTTGCTGCCCCTGGTTCGCGGCAAGGGTCAGGTTTACGGCGTGCCCTTCATGTGGGGGCCCGATCCCATCATCTACGACACCACCGCTTTTGCGCAGCCTCCGGATTCCTGGAATGTCTTTTGGGATCCGAAATACAAAGGCAAGGTTTCGGTGTGGGACGATCTTTCCACGGTGTATATGGCAGCGCAGGTTCTCGGCTATGACAGGCCCGATCCGTCGCGTCTCTATAACTTGAGCGACCAGCAACTCGAAGCCGTTAAGAAAAAATTGCTGGAGCTGAAACCGAATGTGCGCAAAATGTGGTCGACTGGCGGAGAGCTGACGAACCTGTTCGAGAGCCACGAAATTGTGATCGCCATGGGCTGGCCGCTCAATACCGCCGATCTGAAGAAAGCGGGTTTCCCTGTCGGCGAAACCATTCCCAAGGAAAACACCACCGGGTGGATCGACCATCTGATGATCACGGCGGGCAGCGAGAATAAGGAACTTGCGCACAAGTTTCTCGAATACATGATTCAGGCGCAGACGCAGAAACTCGTGACCGACAAAACGCATTATGTTCCGGCCAATCCGCAGGCAGGTCGTCTGATGACGCCGGACGAAGTGAAGACGCTGCACCTCGACGATGTGGAGAATTATCAGAAACGCCTTTACTTTTGGCAGAGCGTCCCGCGCCGCGCGAAGTATACGGAAATTTGGAACGACGTAAAGGCCGCGCAATAG
- a CDS encoding glycosyltransferase gives MKASVLIAVYNGVRELELVLTGFSRQSCKDFEVVIADDGSGPEMRAFVESFSQRSPFPIKYVSQADEGFRKCKILNQAILASSAPYLIFIDADCIPHPRFVQAHLDHQEHDHQKACTVLCGRRVNLSPEMSRRLTPQQILAGELDHPTPRLTLDALLGRASHLEESLEIRNRILRKWLHRAEPVLFGCNFSLSRSLLEEVNGFNEDFVDYWGEDTELGYRLRAAGAHLEWVRHRAIQYHLHHPQRSKAENSCALLESARVERSPVCSNGLRKL, from the coding sequence GTGAAAGCGTCAGTCTTGATCGCGGTCTATAACGGGGTGCGTGAACTGGAACTCGTGCTAACCGGCTTCTCCCGTCAATCCTGTAAGGACTTCGAGGTCGTCATCGCCGACGACGGCTCCGGACCGGAGATGCGGGCTTTCGTCGAATCTTTTTCGCAGCGCTCGCCCTTCCCAATCAAATATGTCAGCCAAGCCGACGAAGGATTTCGCAAGTGCAAAATTCTGAATCAGGCGATTCTAGCCTCCTCCGCGCCCTATCTCATCTTCATTGACGCCGATTGCATTCCTCATCCCCGTTTCGTTCAGGCACACCTTGATCATCAGGAGCATGACCACCAGAAGGCTTGTACCGTGCTCTGTGGACGCCGGGTAAACCTGAGCCCAGAGATGTCGCGGAGGCTGACGCCGCAACAGATTCTTGCGGGCGAACTCGATCACCCGACGCCCAGGTTAACCCTTGATGCCCTGTTGGGACGAGCCAGCCATTTGGAGGAAAGCCTCGAAATTCGAAATCGAATTCTACGCAAATGGCTTCATCGGGCCGAACCCGTGCTATTCGGCTGCAACTTTTCCCTCAGCCGCTCTCTGCTCGAAGAAGTCAACGGTTTCAACGAAGACTTCGTCGACTATTGGGGCGAGGACACCGAACTCGGCTATCGCCTGCGCGCCGCCGGTGCGCATCTGGAGTGGGTACGCCACCGCGCCATTCAATACCATCTCCATCACCCGCAACGTTCGAAAGCTGAAAACAGCTGCGCCCTTCTGGAGAGCGCCCGCGTTGAGCGCAGTCCCGTATGCAGCAACGGATTGCGAAAGCTGTGA
- a CDS encoding class I SAM-dependent methyltransferase — MPNTLLNETFKSVIQDERVRAVIERLEAERRGARAGSPNDDGQSRDPYDYADRGFSIRPDQGDLIYLLCRGMRATRVVEFATSVGMSTLYFAAAMRDNGGGRVIGSELVPAKVATARRNLSEASLADYAEIREGDARQTLRDLGGLVDFALIDGWPRDAEPSLAREVIEIVSPQLRLGGYVMNDNAEPDFLEFIRDPGNGFISVTLPLKKGTELSVKVA, encoded by the coding sequence ATGCCAAATACTTTGCTAAATGAAACCTTCAAGAGCGTAATTCAGGATGAACGCGTCCGCGCGGTAATCGAGCGACTGGAGGCAGAACGTCGCGGCGCGCGGGCCGGCAGTCCGAACGATGACGGTCAAAGCCGGGATCCGTATGACTATGCGGACCGGGGATTCTCAATTCGCCCCGACCAGGGCGACCTGATCTATCTTTTATGCCGCGGAATGCGTGCTACGCGCGTGGTCGAGTTCGCGACTTCGGTCGGAATGTCGACCCTTTATTTCGCGGCAGCTATGCGCGACAACGGCGGCGGTCGCGTGATCGGCTCAGAACTCGTCCCGGCGAAAGTCGCGACCGCGAGGCGTAATCTCAGCGAGGCAAGCCTCGCCGACTATGCAGAAATACGCGAGGGCGATGCGCGGCAAACACTTCGCGATCTGGGAGGTTTGGTGGATTTTGCTTTGATCGACGGCTGGCCGCGCGATGCAGAGCCCTCGCTGGCGCGTGAGGTGATTGAGATCGTCTCTCCACAACTTCGCCTTGGCGGGTACGTGATGAACGACAATGCAGAGCCGGATTTTCTGGAGTTTATTCGCGATCCGGGCAATGGGTTTATTTCGGTGACGCTGCCGCTCAAGAAAGGAACCGAGCTTTCGGTGAAGGTGGCGTAA
- a CDS encoding cupin domain-containing protein, producing the protein MRTSRPPAHDRNGMAETYLKIGDVAKKVGVSPSVIRSWESLGLTRPRRTESKYRLYSSDDVKLLKRARFLRKVRGLNAAAIMQLLKREGKARPAADGNAGAIGSHLRQLRAQRKLSLAQVAQAVGISVGFLSALERSQTSGSVGTLRKLARYYKTNILDFFDANGAASRQVKPRERKVLEAGVGVRMELLAWGDTVMEPHLFRIAPEAGSGDPYTHEGEEFIYVLRGDLEIAVNGKEYRLKPGDSFYFESATPHRWKNPGRKETCVLWINTPPTF; encoded by the coding sequence GAAAAAAGTCGGCGTTTCGCCCTCGGTGATCCGCTCCTGGGAGAGCCTTGGCCTGACGCGTCCGCGGCGCACCGAGAGTAAGTATCGGCTCTATTCTTCCGATGATGTGAAGCTGCTGAAGCGTGCGCGCTTCCTGCGCAAAGTTCGCGGACTTAACGCTGCCGCTATCATGCAACTGCTCAAACGCGAAGGCAAAGCGCGTCCGGCAGCAGATGGGAACGCCGGAGCGATCGGCTCTCACTTGCGCCAGCTGCGGGCACAACGGAAGCTTTCCCTGGCGCAGGTGGCGCAGGCCGTCGGCATTTCGGTCGGATTTCTCAGCGCGCTCGAACGTTCGCAAACGAGCGGCTCGGTTGGAACCCTGCGGAAACTCGCCCGCTATTACAAAACCAACATCCTCGATTTCTTCGACGCCAACGGCGCAGCCAGTCGCCAGGTCAAGCCCCGAGAACGCAAAGTACTCGAAGCGGGCGTGGGGGTTCGCATGGAGTTGCTGGCATGGGGCGACACGGTCATGGAGCCGCATTTGTTTCGCATCGCACCGGAAGCCGGCAGTGGCGATCCTTACACGCACGAGGGCGAGGAATTCATTTACGTGTTACGTGGAGATCTTGAGATCGCGGTGAACGGCAAAGAGTATCGACTGAAACCCGGCGACAGCTTCTATTTTGAGAGCGCGACTCCGCACCGGTGGAAGAATCCCGGCCGCAAGGAAACTTGCGTTCTGTGGATCAATACGCCGCCAACATTTTAG
- the typA gene encoding translational GTPase TypA — protein sequence MSSGIRNIAIIAHVDHGKTTLVDAMLQQSGTFRSNEHHVERVMDSNELERERGITILAKNTAIFYHDVKINIVDTPGHSDFGGEVERALKMVDGVMLLVDASEGPLPQTRYVLSKALEAKLPPIVVINKIDRADARPQEVLNEIYDLFIDLDAKEEQIDFPVLYTNAKIGTATTEIKGGGEDLRPLFDAIVKTIPVPKGDPTGPLQILVANLDYSDYLGRLAIARVFNGTMRTGEEVGIARLDGTLHKTKITKLFSFSGLKRTDITETELGDIIAVAGVEGITIGETITNAENPAPLPHIAIDEPTIAMVFTVNNSPFAGKEGTYVTSRNLRERLEKELLTNVSLRVEDMGTTDSFKVLGRGELQLSILIEMMRREGYELMVGKPEIVTKRIDGKLMEPVEHLTVDVPEDFVGVVMEQLGSRKGEVTNMHNHGYGRVRIEFRVPSRGLIGLRSQLLTDTRGTIVMNALFDGYTEWQGEIPHRLTGALIADRGGVSTAYALWGLQERGELFVGPGVDLYEGMLIGENAKDTDLDVNAVREKKLTNMRASTADEAIRLVPFRPLNLEQAIEFIADDEFVEITPKSLRLRKKTLQSNKRKRSSFATVEEA from the coding sequence TTGAGTTCAGGCATTCGCAACATCGCCATCATCGCGCACGTCGACCACGGCAAAACGACGTTGGTCGACGCTATGCTGCAACAGAGCGGGACATTTCGCAGCAACGAGCATCATGTCGAACGGGTCATGGACTCGAACGAACTGGAGCGCGAGCGCGGCATCACCATCCTCGCCAAGAACACCGCCATTTTTTATCACGACGTAAAAATCAACATCGTCGATACGCCCGGCCACAGCGACTTCGGCGGCGAGGTCGAGCGTGCTCTCAAAATGGTCGACGGCGTCATGCTCCTCGTTGATGCCAGCGAAGGCCCGCTGCCGCAAACACGCTACGTTCTGAGTAAAGCGCTCGAAGCCAAACTGCCGCCGATTGTCGTCATCAATAAGATCGATCGCGCAGACGCACGACCGCAGGAAGTGCTCAACGAAATCTACGATCTGTTCATCGACCTCGACGCCAAAGAAGAGCAGATCGATTTTCCCGTACTCTACACCAATGCGAAGATCGGCACGGCGACCACCGAAATTAAAGGTGGCGGCGAAGACCTGCGGCCACTTTTCGACGCGATCGTGAAAACTATCCCGGTGCCCAAAGGCGATCCCACCGGTCCTCTGCAAATCCTGGTAGCGAACCTCGATTACAGCGACTACCTCGGCCGCCTCGCCATTGCGCGGGTGTTCAACGGGACCATGCGCACCGGCGAAGAAGTCGGCATCGCCCGCCTCGACGGTACGCTCCACAAAACCAAAATCACGAAACTGTTTTCTTTCTCTGGGCTGAAGCGCACCGACATCACGGAAACCGAATTGGGCGACATTATCGCCGTCGCCGGCGTCGAAGGCATCACGATTGGCGAGACCATCACCAACGCTGAGAACCCCGCGCCCCTGCCGCATATCGCGATCGACGAGCCAACCATCGCGATGGTTTTCACCGTGAACAACTCCCCCTTCGCGGGCAAAGAAGGAACCTACGTGACCTCGCGCAATTTGCGCGAACGCCTGGAAAAAGAACTCCTCACCAACGTTTCTCTGCGCGTCGAAGATATGGGCACCACCGATTCCTTCAAAGTGCTGGGCCGGGGCGAACTGCAACTTTCCATCCTGATTGAAATGATGAGGCGCGAAGGCTACGAGCTCATGGTCGGCAAACCGGAGATTGTCACCAAGAGAATCGACGGCAAGCTGATGGAGCCGGTTGAACATCTCACAGTTGACGTTCCCGAAGATTTCGTTGGCGTAGTCATGGAGCAACTCGGCTCGCGCAAAGGCGAAGTCACCAACATGCACAATCACGGCTACGGCCGCGTGCGCATCGAGTTTCGCGTGCCCAGCCGCGGCCTGATCGGCCTGCGCAGCCAGCTGCTCACCGACACGCGCGGCACCATCGTCATGAACGCACTCTTCGACGGCTACACCGAATGGCAGGGCGAAATTCCTCATCGCCTCACCGGCGCGCTCATCGCCGATCGCGGCGGCGTTTCCACCGCCTACGCTCTCTGGGGATTGCAAGAACGCGGCGAACTTTTCGTCGGACCTGGCGTGGATCTCTACGAGGGAATGCTCATCGGCGAGAACGCCAAAGACACCGACTTGGACGTAAATGCAGTGCGGGAAAAGAAACTCACCAACATGCGCGCATCGACTGCCGACGAGGCCATTCGCCTCGTTCCCTTCCGGCCGTTGAATCTGGAGCAGGCCATCGAATTCATCGCCGACGACGAATTCGTCGAAATCACTCCGAAATCGCTGCGTCTTCGCAAGAAAACATTGCAGTCGAACAAACGCAAGCGAAGTTCGTTTGCAACTGTCGAAGAAGCGTGA
- a CDS encoding ABC transporter ATP-binding protein, producing the protein MPSSTTTGSGATTAGQSTAKPTLLSIRDVAKIFGRNVVLRNVSLEIAEGEFLTILGESGSGKTTLLRIIAGFEAATSGEIWMGCERLDHQPPYRRRVNTVFQSYALFPHLTVEENVGYGLSVARLPAAEIKQRVAEALDKVRMTAHAKSKPSKISGGQQQRVALARALVNRPRLLLLDEPLSALDANLRRQMQVELKSLQREVGIAFVFVTHDQEEAMVMSDRIALLRSGELEQVATPREIYTRPATAYVAQFIGHTNLLRSEVRGGVAHCASLSWTTSLPDGPAIFSLRPEHIRLSQKKADPTRDAVHTGGRVLHQAFHGATELIRVECAGGLVLTIRTASGIGAQNEIDLEFSPGDAVLVKDSPERN; encoded by the coding sequence ATGCCCTCTTCCACAACGACCGGCAGCGGGGCGACAACGGCCGGGCAATCCACGGCCAAGCCCACTCTTCTGAGCATCCGCGATGTGGCCAAGATCTTCGGCCGCAACGTGGTGCTGCGCAATGTTTCACTCGAGATCGCTGAGGGAGAATTTCTTACCATCCTCGGCGAGAGCGGTTCGGGAAAGACCACGCTTTTGCGGATCATTGCCGGCTTCGAAGCCGCAACCTCCGGCGAGATCTGGATGGGCTGCGAGCGACTCGATCACCAACCGCCCTACCGTCGCCGCGTAAACACAGTGTTTCAGAGCTACGCCCTCTTCCCGCATCTCACGGTTGAGGAAAACGTTGGCTACGGTTTGAGCGTCGCCAGGCTTCCCGCCGCAGAAATAAAGCAACGCGTCGCCGAAGCTCTCGACAAAGTGAGGATGACGGCTCATGCCAAATCGAAACCCTCAAAGATCAGCGGCGGCCAGCAGCAGCGGGTTGCGCTCGCACGCGCCCTGGTGAACCGTCCACGCCTGCTATTACTCGATGAGCCGCTGTCAGCCCTGGACGCCAACCTCCGCCGCCAGATGCAGGTCGAACTGAAATCGTTGCAGCGCGAAGTCGGCATCGCGTTCGTCTTCGTCACACACGATCAAGAAGAAGCGATGGTCATGTCCGACCGTATTGCCCTGCTGCGTTCCGGCGAACTGGAGCAGGTGGCGACGCCGCGCGAAATTTACACGCGTCCCGCCACGGCGTATGTGGCGCAGTTTATTGGCCATACGAATCTGCTGAGAAGCGAAGTGCGGGGAGGCGTGGCACACTGCGCATCACTGTCGTGGACCACCTCCCTTCCCGACGGACCGGCGATTTTTTCTTTACGTCCCGAGCATATTCGGCTGTCTCAAAAAAAAGCAGATCCAACCCGTGATGCAGTGCACACCGGTGGCCGAGTCCTGCATCAGGCATTTCATGGCGCAACCGAACTGATTCGCGTGGAGTGCGCCGGCGGACTTGTGCTGACAATCCGCACTGCCAGCGGGATTGGCGCGCAGAATGAAATCGACCTTGAATTTTCGCCCGGCGATGCGGTCTTGGTGAAAGACTCTCCGGAAAGAAATTGA
- a CDS encoding RNA-binding protein — translation MQRQDVKNIFVGNLSFNTNEDELRQLFEPFGQVDRVSIMTDRDTGRSRGFGFVEMTSNDDGEKAITALNGSSVGGRTVNVNEARPKTERSGGGGGGGGRDRGDRGGGGRRDGGGGRRDRY, via the coding sequence ATGCAGAGGCAAGACGTGAAGAATATTTTCGTAGGAAATTTGAGCTTCAATACCAACGAGGACGAACTGCGTCAGCTGTTTGAGCCCTTCGGGCAAGTGGACCGCGTAAGCATCATGACCGACCGTGACACGGGACGATCTCGTGGTTTCGGATTCGTAGAAATGACCAGTAACGATGACGGCGAGAAGGCCATCACGGCGTTGAATGGCTCCTCAGTCGGCGGTCGCACCGTGAACGTAAACGAAGCGCGGCCCAAGACCGAGCGCAGCGGCGGAGGCGGCGGTGGTGGCGGCCGCGACCGCGGAGATCGCGGCGGTGGCGGCCGGCGTGACGGCGGCGGCGGCCGGCGCGACCGCTATTAG